The following coding sequences lie in one Candidatus Marinarcus aquaticus genomic window:
- a CDS encoding ankyrin repeat domain-containing protein: protein MFSQSTLTWMKQNDYDPQDINKVGQYGNTALMKAVREARADITKELLDASAQLEVKNIDGNTALWNACFGQDFECVRLLVEAGIKLDSKNDNGVTALMYCASAGKEDMVQLLLHYNANKELSNLDDFKAIDLAATSKIYRLLK from the coding sequence ATGTTCAGCCAAAGTACTTTGACATGGATGAAACAAAACGACTATGACCCACAAGATATTAATAAAGTAGGGCAATACGGAAACACAGCTTTGATGAAAGCCGTACGAGAAGCCAGAGCAGATATTACCAAAGAGTTGCTTGATGCCAGTGCTCAACTTGAAGTGAAAAATATCGATGGTAACACCGCATTGTGGAATGCCTGTTTTGGTCAAGACTTTGAGTGTGTTAGATTGCTTGTGGAAGCGGGAATTAAACTGGACTCTAAAAACGACAATGGGGTGACGGCTTTGATGTATTGTGCCAGTGCTGGAAAAGAGGACATGGTCCAACTGCTGTTACATTACAATGCCAATAAAGAGTTGTCCAACTTAGATGACTTTAAAGCCATTGACTTAGCTGCAACATCTAAAATATATAGGCTACTTAAATAA
- a CDS encoding ArsC/Spx/MgsR family protein, with protein sequence MQFLLKPTVIFYEKTGCLGNARQKSLLKKHGVEFEVRSMLDTVWTKESLEPFFDGLEVEQIINPFAPAIKNSEITVESLSKEQAVELMIQEPILIKRPLLQINQQYFCGFDISILNAVLNIHMPIPENINTCTSSEICKSV encoded by the coding sequence ATGCAATTTTTACTAAAACCCACAGTGATATTTTATGAGAAAACAGGATGTCTAGGTAATGCACGTCAAAAATCATTGCTTAAAAAGCATGGAGTAGAGTTTGAAGTGAGAAGTATGCTTGATACAGTTTGGACAAAAGAGAGTTTAGAGCCTTTTTTTGATGGTTTAGAAGTAGAGCAAATCATCAATCCTTTTGCGCCTGCAATTAAAAATAGCGAGATAACAGTTGAGAGTTTGAGTAAAGAACAAGCTGTTGAGTTGATGATACAAGAGCCTATTTTAATCAAACGACCACTTCTACAAATCAATCAACAATATTTTTGTGGTTTTGATATTTCAATACTTAACGCTGTATTGAATATTCATATGCCCATACCTGAAAACATCAATACCTGTACAAGCAGTGAAATATGCAAGAGTGTTTAA
- a CDS encoding dihydrolipoyl dehydrogenase family protein — MKEFDLIVLGGGRATSLAKNAAKKGKKVAVIEKSALGGTCPNRGCVPSKLLIGYAEVSRAIQEAKRHYIDATIKKIDVEKIFEKTNHYISKIDENYQKKFNENVTVFRGEGKFVSNKVIEVNGEQLTAKQIVIATGTRPMKPPHEKAWSSDDIFPLKKVPKSIAIVGSGFIAVELANFFDAVGIKTKLLVRSGELLKNEDGEIQAVFQEEFSKNVDVAFNTTIKETHYNESKQVFELILENKERQTTPHSCEALLYATGRESNADLLNLEATNIELDKRGFIKRNEFFETTAKDVYVVGDAGGEYMLQHAAAYEVNHMEKYLYEDKKEPLKFKYMPHAVFCEPEIASVGITEEKAKEEGIAYVSSVTNWLASAKAESTKLKYPITKFIINPNNYEILGCHLVGPQSATMMHQVLAVMHLDNDIRHLKEMLYIHPALSEALLPAAVNSVKEVEKYKEAK; from the coding sequence ATGAAAGAGTTTGACCTAATTGTTTTAGGTGGAGGACGAGCCACCAGTTTAGCTAAAAATGCTGCAAAAAAAGGCAAAAAAGTTGCCGTCATAGAAAAATCAGCTTTGGGGGGAACGTGTCCCAACAGAGGGTGCGTGCCATCTAAACTGCTCATAGGATATGCGGAAGTATCAAGAGCGATTCAAGAAGCCAAACGCCACTATATCGATGCTACGATTAAAAAAATCGATGTGGAGAAAATCTTTGAAAAAACAAACCACTATATCTCAAAAATCGATGAAAACTACCAAAAGAAGTTTAATGAAAACGTCACTGTATTCAGAGGTGAAGGAAAATTTGTAAGTAATAAGGTTATTGAAGTTAATGGTGAGCAACTCACCGCCAAACAGATTGTCATAGCAACTGGAACCAGACCCATGAAACCACCACATGAAAAAGCATGGAGCAGTGACGATATTTTTCCTTTAAAAAAAGTACCAAAAAGCATTGCCATTGTAGGTTCTGGTTTTATTGCTGTGGAGCTTGCTAACTTCTTTGATGCAGTGGGTATAAAGACAAAACTGCTCGTTCGAAGCGGGGAACTACTCAAAAACGAAGATGGTGAAATACAAGCAGTCTTTCAAGAAGAGTTCAGTAAAAATGTGGATGTTGCTTTTAATACCACCATCAAAGAGACTCATTACAATGAAAGCAAACAAGTATTTGAACTGATTTTAGAAAATAAAGAGAGACAAACCACACCTCACTCTTGTGAAGCGCTTTTATATGCAACAGGACGAGAATCTAATGCAGACCTTTTAAACCTTGAAGCAACAAACATTGAACTGGATAAACGAGGTTTTATCAAACGCAATGAGTTCTTTGAAACTACTGCAAAAGATGTGTATGTTGTAGGTGATGCAGGTGGAGAATATATGTTACAACATGCAGCAGCATATGAAGTCAATCACATGGAAAAATATCTCTATGAAGATAAAAAAGAGCCTTTAAAATTTAAATACATGCCTCACGCCGTCTTTTGTGAACCTGAGATTGCAAGTGTAGGAATTACTGAAGAAAAAGCCAAAGAGGAAGGAATAGCCTATGTAAGCAGTGTGACCAATTGGTTAGCCAGTGCCAAAGCGGAATCAACAAAATTGAAATACCCTATTACAAAATTTATCATTAATCCAAATAATTATGAGATTTTGGGATGTCATTTGGTGGGCCCTCAAAGTGCGACCATGATGCATCAAGTGTTAGCAGTTATGCATTTAGATAATGATATTCGACATTTAAAAGAGATGTTGTATATTCACCCAGCATTAAGTGAAGCACTGCTTCCTGCAGCAGTTAACAGTGTCAAAGAAGTTGAAAAATATAAAGAGGCAAAATAA
- a CDS encoding NAD(P)/FAD-dependent oxidoreductase: MEKLYDVAIVGAGAAGIIATIAACQSHENVLLIEKLPKIGAKLKATGGGRCNLTNTLDEEQFMKSFGKQGRFMSDALKLFDATALREFFHDLGVQTHCPDGFRIFPVTHDSTTILTALQTKLKSLALDIQTNCSIESIIKEDELFIVKANEKSFKAKKVIVSTGGLGYPTLGAEGDGYEFAKSLGHSVTSLHPAMMPLLTKEQWGAQCRADTIANATIKVDIKKYKKLKACGDLIFTKNGIRGPVVLDFARDVTPILDKHGEVPILVNLTKGMNEDQIYKVFKNHSTLSTLETMQTILPLSIAQALCNECEVNAQEKFKNLEGIKREKLVKVLAWTPLTIIGHEGFKHAMITRGGVSLKEIEPKTMQSKIISGLYFCGEVMDLDGPCGGYNLQWSFSSGYLAGQLYD, translated from the coding sequence TTGGAAAAACTGTATGATGTTGCAATTGTAGGCGCGGGTGCTGCTGGAATTATTGCAACCATAGCTGCTTGTCAATCACATGAAAATGTACTGCTTATAGAAAAACTGCCTAAAATTGGAGCGAAACTCAAAGCCACAGGTGGTGGACGATGTAACCTGACCAATACTTTAGATGAAGAGCAGTTTATGAAAAGCTTTGGAAAACAAGGACGTTTTATGAGTGATGCTTTGAAACTGTTTGATGCAACAGCTCTTCGAGAATTTTTTCATGACTTGGGCGTACAGACACATTGCCCTGATGGCTTCAGAATTTTTCCTGTTACCCATGATTCGACAACTATTTTAACAGCTTTACAGACCAAATTAAAGAGTTTAGCTTTAGATATTCAAACAAATTGTTCCATTGAATCGATTATAAAAGAGGATGAACTTTTTATTGTAAAAGCGAATGAAAAAAGCTTTAAAGCTAAAAAAGTGATCGTCTCTACGGGTGGACTTGGGTATCCCACTTTAGGAGCAGAAGGTGACGGTTATGAGTTTGCTAAAAGTTTAGGACACAGTGTAACGTCCTTGCATCCAGCGATGATGCCTCTTTTAACCAAAGAGCAGTGGGGTGCACAGTGTCGTGCGGATACGATTGCCAATGCTACGATTAAAGTAGACATTAAAAAGTATAAAAAACTTAAAGCGTGTGGAGATTTAATCTTTACAAAAAATGGTATACGAGGTCCTGTGGTGCTTGATTTTGCACGGGATGTGACACCAATTTTAGATAAGCATGGGGAAGTGCCTATTTTAGTAAATCTTACAAAAGGGATGAATGAAGACCAGATTTATAAAGTATTTAAAAATCATTCTACGTTAAGTACTTTAGAAACAATGCAAACTATTCTACCTTTAAGTATTGCACAAGCGCTGTGCAATGAGTGTGAAGTCAATGCCCAAGAGAAGTTTAAAAACCTTGAAGGTATTAAACGAGAAAAACTGGTCAAAGTGCTCGCTTGGACTCCTTTGACCATTATTGGGCATGAAGGTTTTAAACATGCCATGATTACCAGAGGTGGCGTGAGTTTAAAAGAGATTGAACCCAAAACCATGCAAAGCAAAATTATCAGTGGGCTTTACTTTTGTGGAGAGGTGATGGATTTGGATGGACCTTGTGGAGGATACAATCTGCAATGGTCTTTTTCCAGTGGATATTTAGCAGGACAACTGTATGATTGA
- a CDS encoding class I SAM-dependent methyltransferase, protein MIDSVKNEVYHNLENKTQDFRRLFHGRGGCFEGFEFLTMDSMNTILFVVYFNEIDDSLDDVLKEFFKELYDKQLFTCVVLQRRYMKKEKSELLFGSMPKECVAHENGLQYHLNLMNNQNIGFFADMQNGRTYIQTVAKNKSVLNLFSYTCSLGVAATFVGASKVVNVDMSKSALSTGRANYHLNNLNTNNIEFMPYNILKSWSRIKKSGPYDIIIIDPPSFQKSSFAASKDYSKIVRRLIDLSAPKGEILACLNDPYLQSAFLIELFKQEAPEFKFQRRLENVKTFKSVDEEKSLKCLIFKRDSQ, encoded by the coding sequence ATGATTGATAGTGTTAAAAATGAAGTCTATCATAATTTAGAAAACAAAACGCAAGATTTCAGACGCCTTTTTCATGGCAGGGGAGGGTGTTTTGAAGGCTTTGAATTTCTGACGATGGATTCTATGAATACCATTTTATTTGTGGTTTATTTTAATGAAATAGATGACTCTTTAGATGATGTATTAAAAGAGTTTTTTAAAGAGCTGTATGACAAGCAACTTTTTACCTGTGTTGTTTTACAACGACGTTATATGAAAAAGGAAAAGAGTGAATTGCTTTTTGGCTCTATGCCCAAAGAGTGCGTTGCACATGAAAATGGTTTACAATACCACTTGAATTTGATGAACAATCAAAACATTGGGTTCTTTGCCGATATGCAAAATGGACGCACCTATATTCAAACTGTTGCTAAAAACAAAAGTGTCTTGAACCTTTTTTCATATACTTGTTCTTTGGGCGTGGCTGCTACATTTGTAGGTGCGAGTAAAGTCGTTAATGTGGATATGAGTAAATCTGCATTGAGTACGGGGCGAGCCAATTATCATCTGAACAATTTAAATACAAACAATATCGAATTTATGCCGTATAATATTTTAAAATCGTGGAGCAGAATTAAAAAATCTGGACCATATGATATCATTATCATCGACCCCCCGTCTTTTCAAAAAAGCAGTTTCGCTGCAAGCAAAGATTACAGTAAGATTGTACGACGACTCATTGATTTATCTGCACCAAAAGGTGAAATATTAGCTTGTTTGAATGATCCTTATTTGCAGAGTGCCTTTTTAATTGAGCTTTTTAAACAAGAAGCCCCAGAGTTTAAATTTCAAAGACGTTTAGAGAATGTGAAAACATTTAAAAGTGTGGATGAAGAAAAGAGTTTAAAGTGTTTGATTTTTAAAAGAGATTCACAGTAG
- a CDS encoding cysteine-rich CWC family protein has translation METTQVNPKVCPFCKKENGCMADSPKPCWCNDIQVPLELRAHIPEHLKMKACICKECVLLFKNDPKAFESLYLPLK, from the coding sequence ATGGAAACAACACAAGTGAATCCTAAAGTGTGTCCCTTTTGTAAAAAAGAGAATGGGTGTATGGCAGATAGTCCCAAGCCATGTTGGTGTAATGATATCCAAGTGCCTTTAGAACTGCGTGCACATATTCCTGAGCATTTAAAGATGAAAGCCTGTATTTGTAAAGAGTGTGTACTGCTTTTTAAAAACGACCCTAAGGCGTTTGAGTCTTTGTATCTGCCTTTAAAATGA
- a CDS encoding putative bifunctional diguanylate cyclase/phosphodiesterase — MKKTFKNYIFSSQIILVTIIFVICFIFGTYLHTTLTKQEALKHSDNFSNQIFSSMYQVMRKGWSKSDVEMFTQSLRDNFKESNYTINIYRSDIVKELFGQVEENTKDNILLNILDNKKEQLKYFDNNLVRNLLPLHAKTECLSCHANAKVGDVLGVIEVKQNLHSLFEQSKYQFIVFFLIIIPLFYIVAFITSRYTSKKVTKSIDLFNNKVEAINSIQDFKQFNSKDIDLYFSELNQVVKHVDLMAHKLKNVAVDKELLEFEIKLLDKFIITSDVVKDWREYISDLLVEINKIMDTYTLMTIFRVGDDQFEVDIFWLGKPEKNVQEFFEEYIHNSIRNSSYFEGMSDFKVKHIIANKDYCLSDLKKEDIEYRSKSLFLDSPKIGGIVGIGLQSVFANDPVRYIVIDSILTTMANLVGSVKAINKYTQDLEYYAARDPLTDLFNQRVFNDLMAYEIKRAKRHSYSFALMVIDCDNFKSVNDSYGHSFGDKFLQTIADILEAEKRDEDIVARYGGDEFTVILPECDENGAYTVASRISETIAKTKLQAPDGTNVSLTISIGICVYPQHTMSQKDMFTIADSMMYQVKEEGKNSVKLPNAGDVTEILYEKQHKSSMLKSAIDNRQIVPYFQPIQMSTNNKDGLVIHELLMRIKQDDRIISAFEFIEVAESMGLINKMDLIVIEKAFEEINKKNYKGILFINLSPKSLVVGDFINQINDLVEQYGIDKEKIVFEITERETVKNFSLLERFVKNLKSEGYKFAIDDFGSGFSSFHYIKKFPIDYLKIDGDFIINIVEDEKDRAFVHSIITLAQELNVQTIAEFVENKQIVDVIDTMGIDYYQGYYVGKPSENFLLETKEE; from the coding sequence ATGAAAAAAACATTTAAAAATTATATTTTCTCCAGCCAAATTATTTTAGTTACAATTATTTTCGTCATCTGTTTTATTTTTGGCACCTATTTACATACGACATTGACCAAACAAGAAGCACTTAAACACTCCGATAATTTTTCAAATCAAATCTTCTCATCAATGTATCAAGTCATGAGAAAAGGGTGGAGCAAAAGTGATGTAGAGATGTTTACTCAATCACTTCGTGATAACTTTAAAGAGAGCAATTACACCATTAACATCTACCGAAGCGACATTGTTAAAGAGCTTTTTGGCCAAGTGGAAGAGAATACCAAAGACAATATCCTTTTAAATATTTTGGACAATAAAAAAGAGCAACTCAAATATTTTGATAATAATTTGGTCAGAAACCTGCTCCCACTTCATGCTAAAACAGAGTGTCTGTCATGTCATGCCAATGCAAAAGTGGGTGACGTTTTAGGGGTCATCGAAGTCAAACAAAACTTACACTCACTCTTTGAACAAAGCAAATACCAATTTATTGTCTTTTTCTTAATCATCATCCCACTGTTTTACATTGTTGCATTTATCACTTCACGATACACCAGTAAAAAAGTAACCAAAAGTATTGATCTGTTTAATAACAAAGTTGAAGCGATTAACTCCATTCAAGACTTTAAACAGTTCAACTCAAAAGATATTGACCTCTATTTTAGTGAACTCAATCAAGTGGTTAAACACGTTGATTTAATGGCACACAAACTTAAAAATGTGGCCGTAGATAAAGAGTTATTGGAGTTTGAAATCAAACTGCTTGATAAGTTTATTATCACTTCAGATGTCGTCAAAGATTGGCGAGAGTATATCAGTGATTTACTCGTTGAAATCAATAAAATCATGGACACATACACCCTTATGACGATTTTTAGAGTGGGAGATGACCAATTTGAAGTCGATATTTTTTGGTTGGGTAAACCAGAGAAAAATGTGCAAGAGTTTTTTGAAGAGTACATTCATAACTCCATTCGAAATTCCAGCTATTTTGAAGGCATGAGTGATTTTAAAGTCAAACATATCATTGCCAATAAAGATTATTGTTTGAGTGACTTAAAAAAAGAGGACATAGAGTATCGTTCAAAATCTCTCTTCTTAGATTCACCCAAAATTGGTGGAATTGTAGGAATTGGTCTGCAATCTGTATTTGCCAATGACCCGGTACGATATATTGTCATTGACTCAATTTTAACCACCATGGCGAACTTAGTTGGTTCAGTAAAAGCCATCAACAAATATACTCAAGATTTAGAGTATTACGCTGCACGTGATCCATTAACCGATTTGTTTAACCAAAGAGTATTTAATGACCTTATGGCATATGAAATCAAACGAGCAAAACGACACAGCTACTCATTTGCACTGATGGTCATAGATTGTGATAACTTTAAATCAGTTAATGACAGTTATGGACACAGTTTTGGGGATAAATTCTTACAAACCATTGCCGATATTTTAGAAGCTGAAAAAAGAGATGAGGATATTGTGGCACGTTATGGAGGAGATGAGTTTACCGTCATCTTACCAGAGTGCGACGAAAATGGAGCTTACACAGTTGCAAGTAGAATTTCAGAAACCATTGCCAAAACAAAACTTCAAGCTCCAGATGGTACCAATGTGAGTTTGACGATTTCAATTGGAATTTGTGTCTATCCACAACACACGATGTCACAAAAAGATATGTTCACGATTGCAGATTCTATGATGTACCAAGTAAAAGAGGAAGGGAAAAACTCAGTTAAACTTCCTAATGCAGGTGATGTAACAGAGATTTTATACGAAAAACAGCATAAATCATCGATGCTTAAAAGCGCAATTGACAACCGACAAATTGTGCCATATTTCCAACCCATTCAAATGTCAACCAACAACAAAGATGGTTTAGTAATTCATGAACTGCTTATGAGAATCAAACAAGATGACCGTATCATCTCGGCATTTGAGTTCATTGAAGTGGCAGAGTCTATGGGATTGATTAATAAAATGGATCTTATTGTCATTGAAAAAGCGTTTGAAGAGATTAACAAAAAAAACTATAAAGGAATTTTGTTTATTAACCTTTCACCCAAATCACTCGTTGTGGGTGATTTCATCAATCAAATCAATGATTTGGTGGAACAATATGGCATCGACAAAGAAAAAATTGTATTTGAAATTACGGAGAGAGAAACCGTTAAAAATTTCTCTCTTCTTGAACGATTTGTTAAAAACCTTAAATCAGAAGGATACAAGTTTGCCATTGATGACTTTGGTTCTGGTTTTTCATCATTTCACTATATTAAAAAATTCCCTATTGATTATCTTAAAATTGATGGGGATTTTATCATCAATATCGTTGAAGATGAAAAAGACCGAGCGTTTGTTCACAGTATCATCACCCTTGCTCAAGAGTTAAATGTTCAAACCATTGCAGAGTTTGTCGAGAACAAACAGATTGTCGATGTCATTGATACCATGGGGATTGACTACTACCAAGGGTATTATGTCGGAAAACCAAGTGAAAACTTTTTACTTGAAACAAAAGAGGAGTAA
- a CDS encoding M23 family metallopeptidase — protein sequence MKKIILFLYCILLTFSVNAQEVKLSFKQQSISNAQTALLYLESSVPINSPKLTIEKRNIDFIPHVKKEGTYFAFIPMDYYSKLGEHRIIVSYVKKNKKLFKGISFHLIEGNYKSEVLRVAPSKVILSKANQKRTQKEYAQAMEVYNTISTNTFESSFIYPMKTKITSAFGTKRTYNGSLKGYHSGTDFKAQVGTPIYASASGIVRIAQDRFYAGNSVVIDHGYGVYSGYYHLSKIGVKVNQKVTKGEQIGLSGNTGRVTGPHLHFSIRVHGVQVDPMQFIEVTQQLEGKLANKMYE from the coding sequence ATGAAAAAAATCATACTCTTTTTATATTGTATACTTTTGACTTTTTCTGTAAATGCTCAAGAAGTTAAACTCTCTTTCAAACAACAATCCATCAGCAATGCTCAAACAGCACTGCTTTATTTAGAATCTTCTGTTCCTATTAACAGTCCAAAACTCACCATTGAAAAAAGAAACATTGACTTTATACCGCATGTAAAAAAAGAGGGAACATATTTTGCATTTATTCCCATGGACTATTACAGCAAATTAGGTGAACATCGAATAATTGTCTCTTATGTTAAAAAGAACAAAAAGCTCTTTAAAGGGATCTCTTTTCATCTGATTGAAGGCAATTATAAAAGTGAAGTGCTCAGAGTAGCACCATCTAAAGTAATTCTGTCAAAAGCAAATCAAAAGCGTACTCAAAAAGAGTATGCCCAAGCCATGGAAGTTTATAATACGATCTCAACCAACACTTTTGAGTCCTCGTTTATCTATCCCATGAAAACAAAAATCACGAGTGCATTTGGTACTAAACGCACCTATAATGGCTCTTTAAAAGGGTATCATTCGGGTACTGATTTTAAAGCACAAGTAGGTACTCCCATATATGCCAGTGCTTCAGGCATTGTCCGTATTGCACAAGATCGATTTTATGCAGGTAACTCCGTTGTCATTGATCATGGATATGGTGTCTATAGTGGATATTATCACTTAAGTAAAATTGGAGTCAAAGTTAACCAAAAAGTAACAAAAGGAGAACAGATTGGACTTTCAGGAAATACAGGTCGCGTCACTGGACCACATTTACACTTCTCCATACGTGTTCATGGTGTGCAAGTTGACCCCATGCAGTTTATAGAAGTAACACAACAACTAGAAGGGAAACTAGCCAATAAAATGTATGAATAA
- a CDS encoding tRNA-uridine aminocarboxypropyltransferase has product MTRAFCYECYRPQTSCMCEHIHPIQTNTKFIILMHPKEYRKTKNGTGHLTNKSLVNSEIHIGIDFTKNASVQTILNDKKYEPFLLYPGKDSILLNEEKIETTKKLALFIIDSTWPCSKKILRQNPFLQTMRSISFEATQLSQFHIKTQPQKECLSTIESTLSILQHLHTQQFETITSTQFERFLTPFKAMVDYQLQCAHNNKNIRFK; this is encoded by the coding sequence ATGACACGTGCCTTTTGTTATGAGTGTTACCGTCCACAAACGAGCTGTATGTGTGAACACATTCATCCCATACAAACCAATACAAAATTTATCATTTTAATGCATCCTAAAGAGTATCGAAAAACGAAAAATGGTACGGGCCATCTGACCAATAAATCACTGGTGAATTCTGAGATTCATATTGGAATTGATTTTACGAAAAATGCATCGGTGCAAACGATTTTAAACGATAAAAAGTATGAACCTTTTTTGCTCTATCCAGGGAAAGACTCTATTTTACTCAATGAAGAAAAAATTGAAACAACAAAAAAACTGGCGCTGTTTATCATTGATTCAACCTGGCCGTGTTCAAAAAAAATTTTACGCCAAAATCCTTTTTTACAAACCATGAGAAGCATCAGTTTTGAAGCCACTCAACTCTCACAATTTCATATCAAAACGCAACCCCAAAAAGAGTGTCTTTCAACGATTGAATCTACACTTTCTATTTTACAACATCTGCACACACAACAGTTTGAAACAATAACATCAACACAGTTTGAACGGTTTTTAACACCTTTTAAGGCCATGGTGGATTACCAACTTCAATGTGCACACAATAACAAAAATATACGTTTTAAGTAG
- a CDS encoding HugZ family protein produces MLSEFILNFKSCLLSTLTKENLPFSSYAPFICYNHCYYIFISDIAKHSKNLKNNPHLSLFFIEDESMCENIFARKRVQLDAKAQLINKESETFSTVIKLFEEQHGATVNILKKMSDFKLFEITPSSGEAVFGFGKAYNVGGKHCNELLQREGVKGHQSK; encoded by the coding sequence ATGTTATCAGAATTTATTTTAAATTTTAAAAGTTGCCTTTTAAGTACACTCACAAAAGAGAATCTGCCTTTTAGCAGCTATGCCCCTTTTATCTGTTATAACCATTGTTATTACATCTTTATCAGTGATATTGCAAAACACTCAAAGAACCTTAAAAACAACCCTCATCTCTCTTTATTTTTCATTGAAGATGAATCGATGTGTGAAAATATTTTTGCTCGTAAACGGGTACAACTTGATGCAAAAGCACAATTGATCAATAAAGAGTCCGAAACCTTTAGCACAGTTATAAAACTCTTTGAAGAACAGCACGGTGCAACAGTGAATATTTTAAAGAAAATGAGTGACTTTAAGCTTTTTGAGATTACGCCTTCAAGTGGAGAAGCGGTCTTTGGCTTTGGCAAAGCATACAATGTTGGTGGAAAACACTGCAATGAACTTCTTCAAAGAGAAGGGGTTAAAGGACATCAAAGCAAATGA
- a CDS encoding CNNM domain-containing protein, with the protein MDILIILFVLVVGVSFLCSILESIILSTNLSYISVLEKKNPKRGALLKKLKIDIDKSIASILILNTIANTLGATAIGVQAQNVFEGNSNFVLAVSIILTFMILFFAEIIPKTIGAIYWKELAPTAALFIKYFILFTNPIIIVTQFVTKKISKGKDTSDTISREELIHSTLLSEEEGIIGDLESDIIENTLTLHDIKVKDILTPRSVMYSIQKNSKIKDLLDDKRTYKFSRVPVYDESIDNIVGVVLTKKLFKQAINDKEATVESIMFPVFTLNENIPVSKALNFFIKKREHMFIVLDNYDQTEGIVTLEDCIETLLGLEIMDESDTTEDMRKLALRKMKAKRKEKEGLKN; encoded by the coding sequence ATGGATATATTAATTATATTATTTGTGTTAGTAGTTGGTGTTTCATTTTTATGTTCGATTTTAGAGTCTATCATACTCTCTACAAATCTGTCTTATATCTCTGTTTTAGAGAAAAAAAATCCAAAACGCGGTGCATTACTTAAAAAGCTTAAAATTGATATTGATAAATCAATCGCTTCAATTTTAATCTTAAATACCATAGCCAATACACTTGGTGCTACAGCTATTGGGGTACAAGCACAAAATGTTTTTGAAGGCAACAGCAATTTCGTATTGGCTGTTTCAATTATTTTAACATTCATGATTCTCTTTTTTGCAGAGATCATTCCTAAAACAATTGGAGCGATATATTGGAAAGAGTTGGCTCCTACAGCGGCTCTGTTTATTAAATATTTTATTCTTTTTACCAACCCCATTATCATCGTTACGCAATTCGTCACTAAAAAAATTTCCAAAGGGAAAGATACCAGTGACACCATTTCAAGAGAAGAGTTAATCCACTCAACACTGTTAAGTGAAGAGGAAGGGATTATTGGTGATTTAGAATCTGATATTATTGAGAATACTTTAACGTTGCATGATATTAAAGTCAAAGATATTTTAACACCACGGTCCGTGATGTACTCAATTCAAAAGAATTCAAAAATCAAAGATTTATTGGATGACAAACGAACCTATAAATTCTCAAGGGTTCCTGTTTATGATGAATCCATTGATAACATTGTAGGGGTTGTTTTAACAAAAAAACTGTTCAAACAAGCCATCAATGATAAAGAGGCCACAGTAGAATCGATTATGTTCCCTGTCTTTACACTCAATGAGAATATTCCTGTTTCAAAAGCATTAAACTTCTTTATTAAAAAAAGAGAACACATGTTTATTGTTTTGGACAATTATGATCAAACGGAAGGAATTGTTACGTTAGAAGATTGTATTGAGACCTTGCTTGGACTTGAAATCATGGACGAATCCGATACAACAGAAGATATGAGAAAACTGGCTTTACGAAAGATGAAAGCCAAACGAAAAGAGAAAGAGGGGTTAAAAAACTAA